From Maritimibacter sp. DP1N21-5, a single genomic window includes:
- a CDS encoding peptidase M23 translates to MKSFVLALSLLIAGPVAAQTDPTMSAQEAIELLEDARAALENADKAGDRVEALTQTVQAYEAGLAALREGLRQARVREAAIQGVFLAENDRLAQLLGVLQAIEASPEPHLLLHPEGPLGTARTGMILSEVTPALNREALRLRSALQEVALLRALQEAAVSTLEDGLAGVQEARTELSQAVSNRTDLPKRFLTDEEAMENLVATADTLESFASGLMTATVEDTSVSIAQPDFQEAQGALELPVLGRIIRRYGDTDAAGVTRPGWVIATRPLTLVTTPWAATIRYLGPLLDYGQVAILEPGEDYLLVLAGLGQLFGEVGEVLPQGAPIGLMGGAAPSDPQAFLISSADGSGAEASETLYLELRHMGDPVDPGDWFVGPEG, encoded by the coding sequence GTGAAGTCCTTCGTCCTCGCCCTCTCGCTGCTGATCGCTGGGCCGGTGGCGGCTCAGACCGATCCGACGATGAGCGCGCAGGAGGCTATCGAGCTTCTGGAAGACGCCCGCGCGGCACTGGAGAACGCCGATAAGGCGGGCGACCGGGTCGAGGCACTGACCCAGACCGTGCAGGCCTATGAGGCGGGGCTTGCCGCGCTGCGGGAAGGGCTGCGGCAGGCACGGGTGCGCGAAGCGGCGATTCAGGGCGTCTTTCTGGCCGAGAATGACCGACTTGCCCAGCTTCTGGGCGTGCTTCAGGCGATCGAGGCAAGCCCCGAGCCGCATCTCCTTCTTCACCCCGAAGGGCCGCTCGGCACGGCAAGGACCGGGATGATCCTGTCCGAAGTGACGCCGGCGTTGAACCGCGAGGCGTTGCGCCTGCGCTCTGCGCTTCAGGAAGTCGCGCTTCTGCGCGCGCTTCAGGAAGCCGCGGTCTCTACCCTGGAGGACGGGCTGGCGGGGGTGCAAGAGGCGCGGACGGAACTGTCGCAGGCGGTGTCTAATCGCACCGATCTTCCGAAGCGGTTCCTCACCGATGAAGAGGCGATGGAAAACCTTGTCGCCACCGCCGATACGCTCGAAAGTTTCGCCTCGGGTCTCATGACCGCGACGGTCGAGGATACGAGTGTTTCCATCGCCCAGCCTGATTTCCAGGAGGCGCAGGGGGCGCTTGAACTGCCCGTGCTCGGTCGCATCATCCGGCGCTATGGCGATACCGATGCTGCGGGCGTGACCCGCCCCGGCTGGGTCATCGCGACCCGGCCCCTGACCCTCGTCACAACGCCCTGGGCCGCGACGATCCGCTATCTCGGGCCGCTGCTCGACTATGGACAGGTCGCGATCCTCGAGCCGGGCGAGGACTATCTTCTCGTGCTCGCCGGGCTTGGACAGCTCTTTGGCGAGGTGGGCGAAGTCCTGCCGCAGGGGGCACCGATCGGCCTCATGGGCGGCGCCGCGCCAAGCGACCCTCAAGCGTTCTTGATTTCAAGTGCGGACGGGAGTGGTGCAGAAGCATCCGAGACCCTGTATCTGGAGTTGCGCCATATGGGCGACCCTGTTGACCCGGGGGATTGGTTCGTGGGACCAGAGGGATGA
- a CDS encoding S41 family peptidase: protein MKKFLIAAIGGTLAGAVLTTQVAGPLLAQDGERNSTVYEQLDLFGDVFERIRAQYVEDVDESELIEAAINGMLSSLDPHSSYLPPDDADAMRVQTRGSFGGLGIEVTQEEGFVKVVSPMDGTPADQAGVLAGDFITHVDGESVLGLTLDEAVELMRGPIGSEILITVVREGIEEPFDISIIRDTIKLTAATVRQVGDSVVIRVTTFNDQTYPNVEEGFRTVVEEMGGLANVEGVVLDLRNNPGGLLTQAIRLSDAFLEGGEIVSTRGRNPEESDRVNAEPGDITEGKPMVVLINGGSASASEIVSGALQDHHRAVVVGTKSFGKGSVQTVMPLRGDGAMRLTTARYYTPSGRSIQALGVSPDIVVEQPQPNPIEEEEEDTSRPARTEADLRGSLNNDSLTEDEIRQIEEERLKAEETAQMRDEDFQLSYAVDLIHGLSKLGTE from the coding sequence ATGAAGAAATTCCTGATCGCCGCCATCGGCGGAACACTGGCCGGGGCGGTTCTGACGACGCAGGTGGCCGGCCCGCTTCTGGCGCAGGACGGCGAACGCAACAGCACCGTCTATGAACAGCTCGACCTTTTCGGTGACGTCTTCGAACGCATTCGCGCGCAGTACGTGGAAGACGTCGATGAAAGCGAGCTCATCGAAGCGGCGATCAACGGGATGTTGTCCTCGCTCGATCCGCATTCGAGTTATCTGCCCCCCGACGACGCCGACGCCATGCGCGTGCAGACGCGCGGGTCCTTTGGCGGTCTTGGCATCGAGGTGACGCAGGAAGAGGGTTTCGTGAAAGTCGTCTCGCCGATGGATGGGACACCCGCCGATCAGGCCGGTGTGCTTGCAGGCGATTTCATCACCCATGTGGATGGCGAAAGCGTTTTGGGCCTCACGCTTGACGAGGCGGTGGAATTGATGCGCGGGCCGATCGGGTCTGAGATCCTGATCACCGTAGTGCGCGAAGGCATCGAGGAACCCTTCGACATCTCGATTATCCGCGACACCATCAAACTCACCGCCGCCACCGTGCGGCAGGTGGGCGACTCGGTCGTGATCCGCGTCACCACCTTCAATGACCAGACCTATCCCAACGTGGAAGAAGGCTTCCGTACCGTGGTCGAGGAAATGGGTGGCCTCGCGAATGTCGAGGGCGTCGTTCTCGACCTGCGCAACAACCCCGGCGGTCTGCTGACCCAGGCGATCCGGCTCTCCGACGCGTTCCTCGAAGGCGGCGAGATCGTATCGACCCGTGGCCGCAACCCGGAGGAAAGCGACCGCGTGAATGCCGAGCCCGGCGACATCACCGAAGGCAAACCGATGGTCGTGCTGATCAACGGCGGCTCCGCCTCGGCGTCGGAAATCGTGTCCGGTGCGCTTCAGGATCACCACCGCGCCGTGGTCGTGGGGACGAAATCCTTCGGCAAGGGGTCGGTGCAGACCGTCATGCCGCTTCGGGGTGACGGCGCGATGCGCCTGACCACCGCGCGCTATTACACGCCGTCGGGCCGGTCGATTCAGGCGCTGGGCGTGAGCCCCGACATCGTCGTGGAACAGCCGCAACCCAATCCCATCGAGGAAGAGGAAGAGGACACCAGCCGTCCCGCCCGCACCGAGGCTGACCTGCGCGGGTCGCTCAACAACGACAGCCTGACCGAGGACGAGATTCGCCAGATCGAGGAAGAACGTCTGAAGGCCGAGGAAACCGCCCAGATGCGCGACGAGGATTTCCAGCTGTCCTATGCCGTGGACCTGATCCACGGCTTGTCCAAGCTTGGCACCGAGTAA
- a CDS encoding RNA pyrophosphohydrolase: MTPEDIEALPYRPCVGVVLANAEGKVFAGQRIDAKSLGTDATAWQMPQGGVDEGEDPRDAALRELWEETGVTADLVEVEAEHPDWLPYDLPHDIVPRIWKGRYRGQKQRWFLLRFKGTDGDVNIATEHPEFDQWCWIDPAEIIEKIVPFKRDIYRAVLAEFSDRL; encoded by the coding sequence ATGACGCCGGAAGACATCGAGGCCCTTCCCTATCGGCCCTGCGTGGGGGTCGTCCTCGCCAATGCCGAGGGGAAGGTTTTCGCGGGTCAGCGTATCGATGCCAAGTCGCTTGGCACCGATGCGACGGCCTGGCAGATGCCGCAGGGCGGGGTGGACGAGGGCGAAGATCCTCGCGACGCCGCGCTGCGCGAATTGTGGGAGGAAACCGGGGTGACGGCCGACCTTGTCGAGGTCGAGGCCGAGCATCCCGACTGGTTGCCCTATGACCTGCCGCACGACATCGTGCCCAGGATCTGGAAAGGGCGCTACCGGGGCCAGAAACAGCGCTGGTTCCTCCTGCGGTTCAAGGGGACGGATGGGGATGTGAACATCGCAACCGAACACCCGGAGTTTGACCAATGGTGCTGGATCGACCCTGCCGAAATCATAGAGAAGATTGTGCCTTTCAAGCGCGACATCTACCGCGCCGTGCTGGCGGAGTTCTCCGACCGGCTGTGA